The stretch of DNA CTGTAAAGATCAAGTCTCCCTTTGTATTGGTAAAGCAGCTTTTTGTAATCGCCGTTCCTGTTCCAGGAATGTTTTCTATAGTGACATTTCCCTTAAACAGATAGGTAGTTCCTGCATCTTCCTGGCTCTCAAAAATCTTGAAATTGCCATTTTGATTTCCATTGAAACTAGCACTTGAATCCAAGACTGTCTCAGCAGCACACATAGAAAAAGGAAGGATAATAAAGGTAGAAACTACAAATCCAGGGAAAGAAGATTTCATTATAAAAAGCATATTTTGATTTTGATCTTAAGATTTGAACACATACATGAACAGAATAAACAAGGCAAGGGATTCACTCCTAATAGGGGGGGCACTTTTACCTCGAGATAAGGGGGAATTTGCAGTTTTAACAATCTCGCCAAGATGTCGTTTTACGAGGTCTTTTCCATCTTGTCCTCTTTTTCTTGAAAATAAGGACAACATATTTATAAAAATTACGGGCAAGTTAAAAATAGCTGTTTGAAAAAACCAAATTACTGAAAAGCAAAATTTCTAAAATTTAATTTTACTTCCCGCATCTATAGTGTAGTTACGAGAAGATCCCCGCCATTCAAAGCTAAGGTTCCCGAAAAGCTCTGCTGAAGATCCCAAAGATCGAAAGCCCGAAGCCTGAGCAATACAAGCTTGCCTCGCTAAGTTAGAGCCTTTAGTATCCCAACTGCCCAGATTCGAAAGCACGGTAGTCGTACATTCGGGATTGCTACGGCAAACATCTGGAGAATACATCACCAAAGCATTATAGTATTGCTCATTAAACCTTTTTTCAAACTTGATCCCAATAGGAATAGCAAGATTATAAAGATTCGTTTCAGTAAAACCACGAGCAGTAGCTCCAGACTCTGCAAAGCTATCGTGATGAGCGTAAACTGCTTGGACTTTTATAAACGGAGCATATTCTTGGAAAAAGCCCCTACCGCTGGTATTTTCAATAGCGGCGCGACTTCCGAGCTCTCCAGCCCAGACAGATCCTCCCCAAGAAGTATGGACTGTAGATAGAGCTGTGTACTCCGTCTTCATGCGATTATCGGTATAGCCATAACTCAGCTGTCCATAAAAAAAGAAAGGTAGGGTCTTAGAAACATAAGGTAGCAGGGTCTTGTGTATACCTCCTTCCCCCAGAAGCACACTCACTACAGAATAGAGCGAAGCCTCGTGCTGCAAACGCAAAGATCCTGCATAGGTCTTTGCAAAATTGGTATTTATAAAGTAGTCTTTATCATGAACAAAGAGCTGGGTAAAGCCCATAGATAAGGTATCACCACCAGGCATCTTGGTACTAGCACCTACTACAGCACCCGCACTCACATGGCGAAATTTCCTTTGATTTTCATTGCGACTCCTATGCAAAACATTGGAAATGCCCGCTACCCAAAATCTCTTTTCGTAAGGAGCACCCTCAGTACCTACTTCTATAAACTTCTGGAACGAGCGAATATCTATAAAAGAACCCCAAAGGAGATTAGGAACTAAAGGCGCCTCCTGTTCAGGATTGGGATTGTACCTCTGCTTAGCCCAAGAAATCGAGACTTTCTTATCATCATCCGCCCAATGAATTGCCCATACTCCCTGATAGCCATAAGGATAGTGTACAGCATCTATACTACGCGAATCGGAAGCAATCAGAATATTTCTTCCTGCATCTAATTCGAGAATATCATCATATGAATGAGACTCGCTCAAAAATCTGCTTTGGTAAAAACTCTCGTTTGCAATGGCAAGAACGATAGGACGATCTATATAAATATCTTTTTGAGGCGTTGTAGCGCTGAGTTTTATCTTTTTCCCATTAGTCAGAGAATCTGCATTAATCTCTACAGTGACTAGATTGATATCTCCAGAGCTCGCCACCAATGAGGTTCCTAAATCCATAATTAACTTGGAACGTGAATCCTGCAGGAAACTATTAGCATTGAAAATCACACCATCTTTTAAAATTATAGTCCCACTTTCAAAAACAACATTTTGAAGTAATGTAGACGTGCGATTCTTAGGATCTTGAGTTTCTGTAGCTGAAAGCTTCTCTGCAGAAAAGACTACAGTTCCACTATACTCTTTTTTATCTCCAACATCAGGACCATTAATATAAAGAATATCAGAAAGAGATGTTGTTCCCGTCACAGTAATCGGATCGTAAAAGTATATCGAATGTCCTTGAGCAGCACGTAAAGTAGTTATCTTAGCGCTAGTCCCTAAATCAATAGCATTATGAAAGACACTTCCTGCAGCTCCTACAGTATTCCCTTCAAATACAATGTCACCACCTTCTGCAGAAATGGAGAGAGTCCCAGAATCGTCTATCGCGATAGCACCACCTTTACCAGCAGCCGTAAGCACCGTATTTCCCTGAAATAGCGTAGGACCGCCTGAAGAGATACGCAACTCCTTCGCATAAATAGCCCCACCACCCAATAGAGCACTATTTCTTTCAAAAATTAACTGTTTATCTTCCGACAAAGTAACAGTGGGAGCTGAGCCGCCACCTGACTGTGGCAAACAATAGATAGCGCCTCCCTTACCTACACCCGTAGCCAGTGCTTGGTTTTCTTTAAATGCAATATAAGCATTCTGAGAAATATTAATATCGCCAGTGGAGTGTAATGCTCCTCCTAAACTGCCAATATTTTGTAAGAATTGCATCTGCGCCTGGTTTCGTGTAATCAGTAGAGGACCTGTAGAATTGATTGCCCCACCTCCAGAGACCGCTTCATTCTGATAGAAAAAGACAGAATCGTCGCTACCTAATATAGTAACATGACCCGCATTAATAGCTCCCCCTGTAGTCTTACTTCGATTTCGCTCAAAACGTACTGTATGATTGTTTAAGAGCATAATTGCATGTTTCGCATAAAGGCACCCCTGCTCCTCGATATCTCCAGGGCTCTGAATAAAGGAGAGCGAGGAAAATCCAGTAAAACGCGCCTCTGTTAGAGCATTTTGACAAGAGAGTACAGCCCCTTCCTGAGTAGTTCCTGAGGTAATATTATTAAAATATAGCCCATGCTGATTTCCTAAAAATGTCACACTCCCAGCCGCTACATTGAAGAAGGCCTTGTTTAACGCAGAATTATCTACGTTAGACATGAAGACATCCCCTGCAAGGCTGTATACATCATCAGGTTGAAGATCATAGGTCTTACTAATTCCATTAACACTGTCTTCAGGCCTTAAAGAAATCGTAGCGGCACTCAAGGAAGTATGGAATACTGACAGCAATGTGATAGAAAACATTACAGAAAATCCGCATTGCGAAAATCGCATTTTAGCACCTAAATCAAAATAAGCATCTGACTAACCAATACGTCAACAAGAATAAGAAAGCAAGTTTGCCTACAGGCTATATATTATAAGTATGTTAGAATGAAGTATTCTAGTTTTAGCAAGAGTAGAAAAAGGTTATATTTTCTAAGCTAAAATCTTATGACTTGTTTTTTAAATTACTTCTGAAAAGCTATCACAGCAATCGCTGTACCTTTCAAAAAAGATATATCCATACTATTCGTGACTCATAATGGCACGGATTTTGAAATCCAAAAGAAGATAACCTTAAGACAAATACGGAAAGAAGAGGGTTCGATTCCAAGGAGTTTTAGATAGCTAAGACAGGTTATTTTCAAAGTGATATTTCCATAAAAAGATACCTATTCTTTACACTCTACAATTCCATGTTTTGCAAATAAAGGACTAAGAAATCTGCGAACAAGCCCCTCTCACTCACTTCAAAAAACTAGATAAATAGACAAAGGTCTCTAACTTTTAGAAGAAGGCCGAAATGACCATAATTTCTTCAACGGATTTTTCTTATCTTTAGATTTGCGGAACGTTACAGATTCTAAATCAGACAAACGAGATTGAGCAACTTGAAGCTTTCGACTGGCCACACTCTCTGCGTTTCTTTCTGATTCTTCTTGTTCGCTTGAATCTTTAATACAGATTTCCTCTTCCAAAAAGGCTTCTGCTCCACATTGCATAGTCTCCAAGGCTATTTTAAAATCTCTATACCTTGTGGTCATTTCAATTACTCTTGTTCTAGCTCTATCTTTCTCACCATTGTAATATTTGAGGTACATCTGACAATAGGGCTTTCGAGTCTCTGAAATCTTTTCCCACCTATTTGTTAGAGATTGCAAATCACACACAGACTCAGTTGCTATTTCTTGAAGAACCCCTAAACCTCTTCTTTCAAACGTCTTCTTGCTCTCTTCAAGAAGACGTTTCTCCTCTGCAATACCAGTCTCAAGATTTGAAAACCTCGTTTCCTCTTCTTGCAACTTTTCCCCGACTTCTTGCAATCTTATAGTTAAATCTTGGAATGCAGTAGCGGCATCTTGAAATTTTGAATCCTCTGCAAAATAAGGCTTCGCTTGCATTACTAACGCAGAACACATACTACCTTTGATAATAGCTTTCTCTAATGCTCTCCTAGGTGCAAGAATCGGAAGTTCTTCCTGAGTTAAAAGACTCTCAACACTCTCAATTTGAGATAGAATGCCTTCTAGCTCTAACTCTAAAACCTCCAACCTAAGCCTAGCATCTTGAACTTCTCTCTTGCTCACTTCTTGTTTAAAATAGGGTCGGATTTTGTTATAATTTTTTTTTATAACTTCCAACTTTGAAGAACTTTCTTTTAAAAACCCTTCTAAAGATTTTATTTTATTCTCAACTAGTTCTCTCCCCTTGCCATAACTTCGAGGCGTAGTCTCTGTAATCTTTTTCGCCTGCTTTGCTAATACCTCTAAACAACTCTTTTGCTCCTTTTGAAACTGTTCGCCATCGTTCCTTATTCGGGATAAAATATCTTCCAAAGGGGTCTCTGTACTAGTGTTCTCCTGATATTTTGCTTCTTCTTCTTTGAGAGGTTCTATATCAGGATAAAACTTTTGAATTGTGTTCACTCTCTCTCGTGCCTTCTCAATCTCAACTTTTTCAAACTGTTTCCAAGAAGATAGGAAAGATTGTTGAGCTGCCTCTAAGGCCTTCTGACTTTCAAACATAGATTCAACCAGAGCACATGCTGCTTTTCGCTCCTTTAAAATTAATTTCTTCTTCCATTGTTCATCACCAGATATCTCCGCTAACTTATCCCTACAGAGGATACCAGACAAGTCCCAGTTCTGCGAACTTATAGGCCTATCAACTACGTTAGTATCAGATAGTGCTAAAAATACCTTCCTATAAGCACTTAAACACTCACCCAGCTCAGTTAATTCTTTTTCTCTTGTTGTAATCGTCTTTTCACTACCTTTCAAAGGGAAAAAGGCATTGTCATACAAAATCTTCATCTTTGCAGATACTAAGCCCTCTTTTCTATACCTTTTTTTTAAGCTCCCATAGATTACTTGCTCTAGTAATATTTGATTCTTTTCAAATAACCTTTTTGCTTCATTATGCTCCTTCCTTTCAGAAACAGCTAAAGATTGCAAAAAACAGAAGCTTAACATTATAAATTCATTTGTGAGACTCTTCAAATCATCAATAAGCTTCTTAATAAGATTCTCGGAGTTGAAATACAAATAAGAAGCAATCTCCTTTAGACTATCTGTACTTAACTCTTTTTCTAAAATCTCTCTGCTAATTAAACTATTAGCAAAATCTCTAAGATCTTTGTGAACAGAGATAACAAAGAATTCTTCTTCTTCAAGGATACGTCTGATATCCAAAAACTCTGGAATCATTGTCTCCAGAGAAGATTTTAAAACCCTTACCCGATGTTTAATCTTCTCACTTACCCCTTGACCATCGTAAGGTACACTTTTCAGAGTCTCCAAATTACTTTCTACAGATTTAATATAACCTTCAAATAAACTAAGTTCCTGAGGGAGTCTCTTTAAAGCTACTTCAGCCTCGCTCTTAAGTCGGATACTCTCTTCATCCACGACCACCTCTTCAGGAATACTAACTACTGGCACTATGGGTACTTCTCGTTTCCTAAGAAGGAGGAATAACCCTAAAGAAAGCATAATGCCTCCTAAAGTACAGGAACCTATCCCTGCGCCTAAAGAAATGATAGCACCTAACCCTGGAATCACTACAGTGAGCAATACGACACCACCTGCAATGAAAATAATACTAAAAACTAACAGAACTATTGCAAGAATACGAAGTTTACTAACTGATGGTGGATTTTGTTCCTGGAAGGGAATCGTAGAAAGAGGGCGTGTATTGCTGTCGCTTATTGTAGTCATAGTTACAAGAAAAAAAATGAGAAAGAGGTTACAGCGAAAAATCTTTTAATGGAAGTTTCTTAAGATACCTATGTGAACGACAAAACAAGACTAGGGCTAGCAATAAAAATAAAAAGACCTAAGGAAAGGGATCTCATGCCAGTTCAAAATAATATTAAGAATGATTTTTCTCAGGCCGTTTCTCTTTTAGACGCTTTACTATCTTTGATTTAAACTCTTCCAAACGACGGATGGCTACTACAATCTTAGTCCTCTCAATGGTTTTCCTGATGCTTTCTCTTATCTTGCAGGCTCCCATACTCTTGCTCTACAAAAGCCTTGGGGCCTAAAAAAAATTTCTCTGCTTATACTCGATCTCCTCTATGGAAAGCTCCTTGTCAGGAGGAGGTATAGGAAGCTCTTCTGGCACTACTGTGGGGAGAGCTCGCTTTACTAAAAGCAATAGAAATCCCAAAATAATCCCCCCCTAACGCAGACAAACCAAGCCTTTCAACTAAAAGAAATTCCAACGCTCGGTCCTGCAATGAATACTGTAAGCATGACAGCGCCACAGACAACCAAAGCAAACTAAGAACTAAAAGAGTCATGGATAGAACATTTAATTGAAGAAGAAGAAATCTCTAGAAACACTCGAGGAAATTGAGGTAGATGAGGTGACCGTGGGACTTTGAATCAAAAATATAAATTAAAATAACAAAATTACTAAAATAAGGATGCTAATGAAAGACTCTTATATTTAAGAGCTTTTGCTCTCATAAACCACACATTTACCAGAAACCTTCTAGAAACGAAATTTGCTTCCGCAGTTTATATTGTAGTTCCTAGAATGGGGGCGCCATTCTATACTCCCTTGACATAGGAGCTCGGTATAATCGTTAAAGTTATAACGACTCGTTCCACGACCTACAATAGCATGTCTTGATAAGTGTGCTGCTGGCACAAGCCAAGAATCCCCGCTAATGACCAGTCTGGCTTCACATGAGGGATCATTACGGAAAATATCAGGAGTATAGGAGAGGCTAAAATCATAGAGTACGTCTTCAGAAAAGGCGAGCTTTTCAAAGCGCACCCCTAAAGGTAAAGAAATAGATGTGAAACTACCACTACTAAATCTACGACCATCTGCAGTAGTCTCTTTGAAATCTCCCTGATAAGCATAAACCAACTGTAGTTTCATAAATGGAATTGCACCCTGGAAAAGTCTACCATTCTCAAATAGCAACAGCGGCATGCTTCCTCCGCACTCCACAGCCCAACAATTGTTCTGCCAGCTGTTTCTTACCATAGGAAAATTCGTATAGTCTGTTTTCATATCATTTGAGACACGACCATAGGTACATAAAACTTGAAAAATTACAGGAGGATTTCGGGGGAACCTTCTTAAGGGAATACCCACTTTTACATTATGACTACGCGAAGCATAATGAAAAATAGTATTTAGGGATGTTGTATATTGATAAAGATAAGATCCTAAATACATTCTATACTCGTTTTTAGAAACTGCATAGTCTTTGTCTCTGCTAAAAAGCTGAGAAAATGCTATCGAGGTATACTGTTTAGGAGTGATCTCATTATTTATAGATATAACATATCCAGCACTGTTATGACGGTACCTTGTGTTTTTCTCTGAACTAGATACATGGAAGAAATTGCCGATGCCATCGATCCAAAGACCACGATCTGTCTGCAAGCTCGATGCATGACTCTCTTGAATCTGCATTAGTGATCTTATATCTATAGAATTTCCCCACAAGATATTAGGAACTAAATTCCCTTCTTTTTCAGGTCTAGGCTTATAACTTATTTTATTCCAAAAAAATTCTCCAACTTTGTTTCCAGTTCCTGTCCACGCTACTTTCCAATTTCCTTGAAAACCATAATGAGGACTTGTTGATATAGGATCCCCAGCACTTACAATAGTTGCGCTCCCACCAGATCCAGGTTCTAGAGAAAGTAGCGAGAACGCCTGTGAATTTCTCATACCCATATCTTCATAGACATTGCCAGTAGGAGAGACAAGTTCAATAGGGCTAGTAAGAGATATCTGTTTATTTGCCGTATTTGCTTTTATAACAGCTGCTTTTGAAGACGAGCTTAAGCTATCTAGGTCTATTGCGAGGCCTGTGATTACGATGTCTTCCTTAGAAGCTTGCAGTTTTGTTCCCAAATCTAAAACTAAACGAGACCCCAGAGACTGAGTGAATTTCGAAACTGTTACCTCTGCACCCTCTTTAAGCACTAAGAATCCTGCAGATAAGTTTACGTTGTGAGGAATTTTGGATTGAAAATCCTGAGGATTTTTTGCTACGCTCTTTCCTCCAGAAAAGAGCACTGTCCCCGTATACTCCTTATTCTGAGGATCGCCGTTGATATTCAAATTAGTTGACCCGTCTGCTGCAGAAGTAATAGGATCATAAAATTCTATAGAATATCCCTTTTTTGCCTGTAATTTAAGGAATGTAGCATTGCTCAAAAGATGGATTCCATTCAGAGAATTGTTGCTAGTATGGTTGCCTTCGAATGTAATATTTCCTTTTTCTGCGGATAAACTTAGCTCCCCTCCATCATCAATTGCAACAGCTCCACCTAGATTTACTGAATTTGCAGCCACCATATTGTTGATAAACAGCGTAGGACCACCCGAAGAGATACGCAACTTCTTCGCATAAATAGCTCCACCACCCAATATAGAACTATTTCTTTCAAAAACTAACTGTTTATTTTGAGAAAAAGTGACAACGGGAACTGGGTCGCTACCCGACTTTGGCAGACAATAGATAGCGCCTCCCTTACCTACAGCCGTCGTCAATGCCTGGTTTTCTCTAAATGCAATATAAGTATTCTGAGAAATATCAATATTGCCAGTGGAGCATAGTGCTCCTCCTAAACCATTATTGGCAATATTTTGTAAGAATCGCACCTCCGCCTGGTTTGCTG from Candidatus Chlamydia corallus encodes:
- a CDS encoding autotransporter domain-containing protein is translated as MRFSQCGFSVMFSITLLSVFHTSLSAATISLRPEDSVNGISKTYDLQPDDVYSLAGDVFMSNVDNSALNKAFFNVAAGSVTFLGNQHGLYFNNITSGTTQEGAVLSCQNALTEARFTGFSSLSFIQSPGDIEEQGCLYAKHAIMLLNNHTVRFERNRSKTTGGAINAGHVTILGSDDSVFFYQNEAVSGGGAINSTGPLLITRNQAQMQFLQNIGSLGGALHSTGDINISQNAYIAFKENQALATGVGKGGAIYCLPQSGGGSAPTVTLSEDKQLIFERNSALLGGGAIYAKELRISSGGPTLFQGNTVLTAAGKGGAIAIDDSGTLSISAEGGDIVFEGNTVGAAGSVFHNAIDLGTSAKITTLRAAQGHSIYFYDPITVTGTTSLSDILYINGPDVGDKKEYSGTVVFSAEKLSATETQDPKNRTSTLLQNVVFESGTIILKDGVIFNANSFLQDSRSKLIMDLGTSLVASSGDINLVTVEINADSLTNGKKIKLSATTPQKDIYIDRPIVLAIANESFYQSRFLSESHSYDDILELDAGRNILIASDSRSIDAVHYPYGYQGVWAIHWADDDKKVSISWAKQRYNPNPEQEAPLVPNLLWGSFIDIRSFQKFIEVGTEGAPYEKRFWVAGISNVLHRSRNENQRKFRHVSAGAVVGASTKMPGGDTLSMGFTQLFVHDKDYFINTNFAKTYAGSLRLQHEASLYSVVSVLLGEGGIHKTLLPYVSKTLPFFFYGQLSYGYTDNRMKTEYTALSTVHTSWGGSVWAGELGSRAAIENTSGRGFFQEYAPFIKVQAVYAHHDSFAESGATARGFTETNLYNLAIPIGIKFEKRFNEQYYNALVMYSPDVCRSNPECTTTVLSNLGSWDTKGSNLARQACIAQASGFRSLGSSAELFGNLSFEWRGSSRNYTIDAGSKIKF
- a CDS encoding DUF1978 domain-containing protein: MTTISDSNTRPLSTIPFQEQNPPSVSKLRILAIVLLVFSIIFIAGGVVLLTVVIPGLGAIISLGAGIGSCTLGGIMLSLGLFLLLRKREVPIVPVVSIPEEVVVDEESIRLKSEAEVALKRLPQELSLFEGYIKSVESNLETLKSVPYDGQGVSEKIKHRVRVLKSSLETMIPEFLDIRRILEEEEFFVISVHKDLRDFANSLISREILEKELSTDSLKEIASYLYFNSENLIKKLIDDLKSLTNEFIMLSFCFLQSLAVSERKEHNEAKRLFEKNQILLEQVIYGSLKKRYRKEGLVSAKMKILYDNAFFPLKGSEKTITTREKELTELGECLSAYRKVFLALSDTNVVDRPISSQNWDLSGILCRDKLAEISGDEQWKKKLILKERKAACALVESMFESQKALEAAQQSFLSSWKQFEKVEIEKARERVNTIQKFYPDIEPLKEEEAKYQENTSTETPLEDILSRIRNDGEQFQKEQKSCLEVLAKQAKKITETTPRSYGKGRELVENKIKSLEGFLKESSSKLEVIKKNYNKIRPYFKQEVSKREVQDARLRLEVLELELEGILSQIESVESLLTQEELPILAPRRALEKAIIKGSMCSALVMQAKPYFAEDSKFQDAATAFQDLTIRLQEVGEKLQEEETRFSNLETGIAEEKRLLEESKKTFERRGLGVLQEIATESVCDLQSLTNRWEKISETRKPYCQMYLKYYNGEKDRARTRVIEMTTRYRDFKIALETMQCGAEAFLEEEICIKDSSEQEESERNAESVASRKLQVAQSRLSDLESVTFRKSKDKKNPLKKLWSFRPSSKS
- a CDS encoding polymorphic outer membrane protein middle domain-containing protein, encoding MRFSQCGFPLTFSITLLSVFHTSLSAATISLKSEDSVNGNSKTYDVQPGDVYSLAGDVLISNVDNSLLNKACFNVASGSVTFLGNQHGLYVNNITSATTQEGAVLSCKDGQARFSGFSSLSFIQSPGDIKEQGCLYVKNAIMLLNNYKVRFEQNRSKTKGGAISAGSVTIVGNYDSVFFYQNEAISGGGAINSAGPIEIAANQAEVRFLQNIANNGLGGALCSTGNIDISQNTYIAFRENQALTTAVGKGGAIYCLPKSGSDPVPVVTFSQNKQLVFERNSSILGGGAIYAKKLRISSGGPTLFINNMVAANSVNLGGAVAIDDGGELSLSAEKGNITFEGNHTSNNSLNGIHLLSNATFLKLQAKKGYSIEFYDPITSAADGSTNLNINGDPQNKEYTGTVLFSGGKSVAKNPQDFQSKIPHNVNLSAGFLVLKEGAEVTVSKFTQSLGSRLVLDLGTKLQASKEDIVITGLAIDLDSLSSSSKAAVIKANTANKQISLTSPIELVSPTGNVYEDMGMRNSQAFSLLSLEPGSGGSATIVSAGDPISTSPHYGFQGNWKVAWTGTGNKVGEFFWNKISYKPRPEKEGNLVPNILWGNSIDIRSLMQIQESHASSLQTDRGLWIDGIGNFFHVSSSEKNTRYRHNSAGYVISINNEITPKQYTSIAFSQLFSRDKDYAVSKNEYRMYLGSYLYQYTTSLNTIFHYASRSHNVKVGIPLRRFPRNPPVIFQVLCTYGRVSNDMKTDYTNFPMVRNSWQNNCWAVECGGSMPLLLFENGRLFQGAIPFMKLQLVYAYQGDFKETTADGRRFSSGSFTSISLPLGVRFEKLAFSEDVLYDFSLSYTPDIFRNDPSCEARLVISGDSWLVPAAHLSRHAIVGRGTSRYNFNDYTELLCQGSIEWRPHSRNYNINCGSKFRF